A stretch of the Oncorhynchus clarkii lewisi isolate Uvic-CL-2024 chromosome 9, UVic_Ocla_1.0, whole genome shotgun sequence genome encodes the following:
- the LOC139416077 gene encoding tumor necrosis factor ligand superfamily member 12-like — MIAGECGTTMHRILQRRTVRKFRFVWVFMAMVALSLAACSALFTAWTWRQTLDLSQSVKTLQDRLEQVNTQRKAIVQLIMEKRELLVGQRVKRDGGTGKGKSGNGKKVASQFEITKESVQKVGADGLIKGWTDSEQLNMSKAVKYNTDRGTFTVERAGVYFLYCQVLFNENQSQLVKLEVAVVKSGQPLQKLQCMEGYGTTPASGSHQFHFLKPCQVSGLLRLEKGAELQAITGAGFSLHTTGKHYLSLFKVN; from the exons ATGATAGCCGGGGAATGTGGAACGACCATGCATCGAATTCTACAGAGGAGAACAGTGCGCAAATTTCGCTTCGTCTGGGTATTCATGGCCATGGTGGCTCTGTCGCTCGCCGCCTGTAGCGCACTATTTACGGCGTGGACCTGGAGACAGACGCTGGACCTGTCCCAGTCCGTTAAAACTCTGCAAGACCGATTGGAGCAA GTGAACACTCAGCGTAAGGCCATTGTCCAACTCATCATGGAGAAGAGAGAGTTGCTGGTGGGGCAAAGGGTGAAAAGAGATG GGGGAACTGGGAAAGGGAAGAGTGGAAATGGAAAGAAGGTGGCTTCTCAGTTTGAGA TAACCAAAGAGTCTGTTCAGAAAG TGGGAGCTGATGGCTTGATAAAAGGATGGACGGACTCGGAGCAGTTGAATATGAGCAAAGCTGTGAAGTACAACACAGACAGAGGCACCTTCACAGTGGAGAGAGCTGGAGTCTACTTCCTCTACTGTCAG GTGTTGTTCAATGAGAATCAGTCTCAGCTGGTGAAGTTGGAAGTGGCGGTGGTGAAGAGCGGCCAGCCGCTGCAGAAGCTGCAGTGCATGGAGGGCTATGGCACTACACCTGCATCCGGATCCCACCAGTTCCACTTTCTCAAACCCTGCCAGGTGTCTGGCCTGCTGCGGCTAGAGAAGGGGGCAGAGCTACAGGCCATCACAGGCGCAGGCTTCAGCCTCCACACCACGGGGAAGCACTACTTAAGCCTCTTCAAGGTCAACTGA